Proteins encoded in a region of the Terriglobia bacterium genome:
- a CDS encoding nitrilase: protein MKNNHRREKSIPPDAVRVAVVQAASVAFDRKRTLEKAADLTRDAARQGAELVLFPEAFVSGYPRGLDFGAVVGARSEAGREDFRRYFESAVEVPGAAVEALGRAARSNSVYLVMGVIERERGTLYCCVLFFAPDGTLLGKHRKVMPTASERLIWGYGDGSTLPVFDTPLGRLGAVICWENYMPLLRTYMYSQGIEIYCAPTADCRDTWPATMQHIALEGRCFVLGCNQFNRRKDFPAAYQTAFGEAPETVISRGGSCIVDPFGKFLAGPNFDDEAILVAELDRKQLPKAKFDFDAVGHYSRPDIFRLIVDDRPKPVVAVASAAAKRKS, encoded by the coding sequence ATGAAGAACAACCATCGCCGTGAAAAATCCATTCCCCCGGATGCGGTCCGCGTGGCAGTGGTACAGGCCGCCTCGGTGGCGTTTGACCGCAAACGAACGCTGGAAAAGGCGGCAGACCTGACCCGCGACGCCGCCCGCCAAGGCGCGGAACTTGTGCTGTTTCCGGAAGCGTTTGTTTCCGGCTACCCGCGCGGGCTGGACTTTGGCGCCGTGGTTGGAGCGCGCAGTGAGGCCGGCCGTGAAGACTTCCGGCGTTACTTTGAGAGCGCTGTGGAAGTCCCGGGCGCGGCAGTTGAAGCGCTGGGTCGCGCAGCACGGTCGAACTCCGTCTATCTGGTGATGGGCGTGATCGAGCGTGAACGCGGCACGCTGTACTGCTGCGTGCTGTTCTTCGCGCCCGATGGCACGCTGCTAGGCAAACATCGCAAGGTCATGCCCACTGCTTCTGAGCGGCTGATCTGGGGCTACGGTGACGGCTCCACGCTGCCGGTCTTCGATACTCCGCTGGGACGCCTGGGCGCGGTGATCTGCTGGGAGAACTACATGCCGTTGCTGCGCACCTACATGTATTCGCAGGGCATTGAGATCTATTGCGCGCCCACCGCTGACTGTCGCGATACCTGGCCGGCCACCATGCAGCACATTGCCCTGGAGGGCCGGTGCTTTGTCCTGGGTTGCAACCAGTTCAATCGGCGCAAAGATTTTCCCGCCGCCTACCAGACGGCGTTTGGCGAAGCACCGGAAACGGTGATTTCGCGCGGCGGCAGCTGCATTGTTGATCCTTTCGGCAAGTTTCTTGCCGGACCAAACTTTGACGATGAGGCCATCCTGGTGGCCGAACTGGACCGCAAGCAGTTGCCGAAAGCCAAGTTTGATTTTGATGCGGTTGGGCACTATTCGCGTCCGGACATCTTTCGCCTGATCGTGGACGACCGTCCCAAACCGGTGGTGGCAGTGGCATCAGCCGCCGCGAAACGAAAGTCCTGA
- a CDS encoding right-handed parallel beta-helix repeat-containing protein, with translation MKSSGIRVLLCLLFLLLPVMSFAGSAVVDCSGATPGAFITIGAALASLPAAGPNTISVTGTCHENVVMFGRTDLSIFGNPTATVVPGNPNGHLLAIAASQRVGIQNLTFDGGRGALVNDNSRVDFTSVTIQNSLGIGLTSIDSLVHIADSTVQNSTRSGISIGGGTFYVDSDVTGTNVTGNGRIGIAVLTGHLILNGGDGVTPGTQNVISNNGTSGVEVANSAEADISGDNRIIGNGGSFGLVVIHTSTMMMSDGIINNNSGIGVHCGETSHCEFSGATQINSNGGGGIEITDHSDAYLDGGITISSNTGTGVLVDLSSVLNSLGGNTINSNTGDAVILNTLSVLKFAANDTITATAGNLALNCNNGSLVSGDVSTYKPKKCGTAFQVNPIH, from the coding sequence ATGAAATCTTCCGGCATCAGGGTATTGCTCTGTCTCTTGTTTCTTCTTTTACCGGTCATGAGTTTTGCCGGTAGCGCAGTGGTTGATTGTTCCGGAGCAACGCCCGGAGCTTTCATCACCATCGGCGCGGCGCTGGCCAGCCTACCGGCGGCCGGGCCAAATACCATTTCAGTCACAGGTACCTGCCATGAGAATGTGGTGATGTTTGGCCGGACCGACCTGAGCATCTTCGGCAACCCGACGGCAACCGTGGTGCCCGGCAATCCCAATGGTCACCTGCTGGCCATCGCTGCCTCACAACGGGTGGGGATTCAGAACCTCACCTTCGATGGTGGCCGCGGCGCGCTGGTCAATGACAATTCGCGGGTGGATTTCACCAGCGTCACCATCCAGAACAGCCTGGGCATTGGCCTGACCAGCATTGATTCTCTGGTCCACATTGCCGACAGCACCGTCCAGAACAGCACGCGTTCGGGAATCAGCATCGGCGGCGGCACCTTCTACGTGGACAGTGACGTGACCGGCACCAACGTGACCGGTAACGGGCGGATTGGAATCGCCGTCCTCACCGGGCATCTGATCCTGAATGGCGGCGACGGCGTAACTCCTGGAACGCAGAACGTGATCAGCAACAACGGCACGTCAGGCGTGGAAGTTGCCAACAGCGCGGAAGCCGACATCAGCGGCGACAACCGCATCATCGGCAACGGGGGCTCGTTTGGGCTGGTGGTCATCCACACCAGCACCATGATGATGTCGGATGGCATCATCAACAACAACTCCGGCATCGGCGTACATTGCGGAGAAACCAGCCATTGCGAGTTCTCCGGCGCCACGCAGATTAATAGCAACGGCGGCGGCGGGATCGAGATCACCGACCATTCTGACGCTTACCTTGACGGCGGGATCACCATCTCCAGCAATACCGGCACGGGAGTCCTGGTGGACCTCAGCTCGGTGCTGAACAGCCTGGGCGGCAACACCATCAACAGCAATACCGGTGACGCGGTGATCTTGAACACTTTGTCCGTACTCAAGTTTGCCGCCAATGACACCATCACGGCCACCGCCGGCAACCTGGCTCTGAACTGCAACAACGGCTCTCTGGTCTCCGGCGACGTGAGTACCTATAAACCCAAGAAATGCGGGACGGCGTTTCAGGTGAATCCGATTCACTGA
- a CDS encoding prolyl oligopeptidase family serine peptidase — MPALGQANAAAQPAIIRPGDNLVVENIPAIPAAVAEKSNQYGEFRGAGFQSWDPVKREMLIGTRFGDVPQIHMVKMPGGARTQLTFFPDRNGGAHYGPQGDYFTFTKDVGGGEWFQIYRYDVANGNVTLLTDGKSRNGGRSFAHNDSRIAYTSTRRTGKDTDIWVMDVTDPKSDHMLLQLEGGGWGVAGWSPDNKKLLVLEGISANRTFLWLADVATGEKKLLTPKGGEEVAYSGGPFSKDGKGFYSATDRDSEFQRLAYFDLATMQPTFLTSEIKWDVDELDLSEDGKTLAFVTNEDGLSKLYLMDTATRKYRPVSGLPAGQVFGVTFHKNSRDLAFVVNAARSTSDIYSMDISTGKIDRWTYSETGGLNTASFSEPQLIKWKTFDGKTISGFLYQPDAKKFPGKRPVIVNIHGGPEGQFRPGFLGRNNYYLNELGVALIFPNVRGSSGYGKTFLKLDNGTNRDHTHKDIGALLDWIKDNPNLDADKIMITGGSYGGYMTWAVAYEYNDKIKCSLPIVGPSNLVTLLEHTEAYRRDLRRVEYGDERDPKIREYLEKTAPLNNSEKIRKPVFAAVGKNDPRVPWTESRQMLDKLKGNSITTWFLMANDEGHGYAKKKNQDFLFYATVMFVRQFLLGENVGAGGTQ, encoded by the coding sequence ATGCCGGCTCTCGGCCAGGCCAACGCGGCGGCGCAGCCGGCGATTATCCGGCCGGGCGACAACCTGGTGGTGGAAAACATCCCGGCGATTCCGGCCGCGGTGGCGGAAAAGAGCAACCAGTACGGGGAATTCCGCGGCGCCGGTTTTCAGTCCTGGGACCCGGTAAAGCGCGAAATGCTGATCGGCACGCGTTTTGGTGACGTCCCGCAGATCCACATGGTGAAGATGCCGGGCGGCGCGCGCACCCAGCTCACGTTTTTCCCGGACCGCAACGGCGGAGCGCACTATGGCCCCCAAGGCGATTACTTCACCTTTACCAAGGACGTCGGCGGCGGCGAGTGGTTCCAGATTTATCGTTATGACGTGGCCAACGGCAACGTGACCCTGTTGACCGACGGCAAGTCTCGCAACGGGGGGCGCAGTTTCGCCCACAATGACAGCCGCATCGCCTACACCTCCACGCGCCGCACAGGCAAGGACACCGACATCTGGGTGATGGATGTAACCGACCCCAAATCTGACCACATGCTGCTGCAGCTTGAAGGCGGCGGCTGGGGCGTGGCCGGCTGGTCGCCGGACAACAAGAAGCTGCTGGTGCTGGAGGGCATTTCCGCCAATCGAACGTTTCTCTGGCTGGCTGACGTGGCCACGGGCGAAAAGAAATTGCTCACGCCGAAGGGCGGCGAAGAAGTCGCTTACAGCGGCGGTCCGTTCAGCAAAGATGGCAAGGGCTTCTACAGCGCCACGGACCGTGATTCGGAATTTCAGCGTCTGGCGTATTTCGACCTGGCCACCATGCAGCCCACTTTCTTGACCAGCGAAATAAAGTGGGACGTGGACGAACTTGACTTGAGCGAAGACGGCAAGACGCTGGCGTTTGTCACCAATGAAGACGGCCTCAGCAAGCTCTACCTGATGGATACGGCCACGCGCAAGTATCGCCCCGTGAGCGGGCTTCCGGCAGGGCAGGTCTTTGGCGTGACCTTCCACAAGAACAGCCGCGACCTGGCGTTCGTAGTGAACGCCGCACGCTCCACCTCCGACATCTATTCCATGGACATTTCCACCGGCAAGATTGACCGCTGGACATACAGCGAAACCGGCGGCCTGAACACCGCAAGCTTTTCCGAGCCGCAACTGATCAAGTGGAAGACCTTTGACGGCAAGACGATCTCCGGCTTCCTCTATCAGCCGGACGCCAAAAAGTTTCCCGGCAAGCGTCCGGTGATCGTGAACATCCACGGCGGACCGGAAGGGCAGTTCCGCCCGGGCTTCCTGGGACGAAACAACTACTACCTCAACGAGCTTGGCGTGGCGCTGATCTTCCCCAACGTGCGCGGTTCTTCCGGCTACGGCAAGACGTTTTTGAAACTCGACAACGGCACCAACCGCGACCACACGCACAAAGACATTGGCGCGCTGCTGGATTGGATCAAGGACAACCCAAACCTCGACGCTGACAAGATCATGATTACCGGCGGCAGTTACGGCGGCTACATGACGTGGGCCGTGGCCTACGAGTACAACGATAAGATCAAGTGCTCGCTGCCGATTGTGGGCCCGTCGAACCTGGTGACGCTGCTGGAGCATACGGAAGCCTATCGTCGCGACCTGCGCCGCGTGGAGTACGGCGACGAACGCGATCCCAAGATTCGCGAATACCTGGAAAAGACCGCGCCGCTGAACAACTCGGAAAAGATCCGCAAGCCGGTGTTTGCCGCCGTGGGCAAGAATGATCCGCGCGTTCCCTGGACCGAATCACGCCAAATGCTGGACAAACTGAAGGGCAACAGCATCACCACGTGGTTCCTGATGGCCAACGACGAAGGCCATGGCTACGCCAAAAAGAAAAACCAGGATTTCCTGTTCTACGCCACGGTAATGTTCGTGCGGCAGTTTCTGCTGGGCGAGAACGTGGGCGCAGGCGGAACACAGTAG